A section of the Cuniculiplasma divulgatum genome encodes:
- the dcm gene encoding DNA (cytosine-5-)-methyltransferase has product MSGFTFIDLFAGIGGFRVALQELGGTCVFSSEWNRFSRETYRANFGEEPAGDITRIDERTIPDHDILAAGFPCQPFSIAGVSKKNSLGRPHGFLDELQGNLFFDIARIIAAKRPKAFILENVKNLVHHDRGRTFRIIRNTLTAELGYVIFWRIVDASAYVPQHRERTIIVGFRGDLYPDPQFTFPDPPAHGPALARILEQNPDPKYTLSDHLWEYLQNYAEKHRAKGNGFGYGLVDPGRDRITRTLSARYHKDGSEILIRQEGRNPRRLTPGECRRLMGFPDWFTVPVSDTQAYRQFGNAVVPAVVRAVAEKVLEVMGNGQDIRGEKKLEHVQNTQQ; this is encoded by the coding sequence TTGAGCGGATTCACATTCATCGATCTTTTTGCCGGGATAGGCGGATTCAGGGTGGCACTTCAGGAACTCGGCGGAACGTGCGTCTTCTCATCCGAGTGGAACAGGTTCTCGAGGGAGACATACAGGGCCAACTTCGGTGAGGAACCGGCCGGTGACATAACCCGGATAGACGAGAGGACCATACCGGACCATGACATCCTTGCCGCCGGATTCCCCTGCCAGCCATTCTCAATTGCTGGCGTCTCCAAGAAGAACAGCCTGGGGAGACCCCACGGCTTTCTGGACGAGCTGCAGGGCAACCTGTTCTTTGACATAGCCCGGATAATTGCCGCAAAGCGGCCGAAGGCATTCATCCTTGAGAACGTGAAGAACCTGGTGCACCACGACCGCGGGAGAACGTTCAGGATCATAAGGAACACACTCACGGCCGAACTGGGCTATGTGATATTCTGGAGGATCGTTGACGCCTCCGCGTACGTCCCCCAGCACAGGGAGAGAACAATTATCGTGGGATTCAGGGGGGACCTCTACCCGGACCCGCAGTTCACGTTCCCCGATCCGCCGGCTCATGGCCCGGCACTGGCCCGCATACTGGAACAGAACCCGGATCCGAAGTACACACTGTCCGATCATCTGTGGGAGTACCTGCAGAACTATGCAGAAAAGCACAGGGCAAAGGGCAACGGCTTTGGGTACGGCCTTGTGGACCCCGGGAGGGACAGGATAACCAGGACTCTCAGCGCAAGGTACCACAAGGACGGATCCGAGATACTCATCAGGCAGGAGGGCCGGAATCCCAGGAGGCTGACCCCGGGGGAGTGCAGGAGACTCATGGGCTTCCCGGACTGGTTCACTGTCCCGGTGTCGGACACACAGGCCTACAGGCAGTTCGGCAATGCTGTGGTTCCGGCGGTCGTAAGGGCGGTTGCTGAGAAGGTTCTGGAGGTGATGGGAAACGGACAGGATATCCGGGGAGAGAAGAAGCTGGAACATGTCCAGAATACGCAGCAGTGA
- a CDS encoding very short patch repair endonuclease, protein MSRIRSSDTSIELAVRKYLFSAGFRYRLHYPLPGKPDIVFPGKRIAVFVNGCFWHMHGCRLSKMPSTRMDFWKVKLERNRERDAEVSALLTGRGWTVVTLWECEIRDGPEPALARLVSILSRYGASQPDHACTG, encoded by the coding sequence ATGTCCAGAATACGCAGCAGTGACACCTCAATAGAGCTTGCCGTGAGAAAATATCTTTTCTCGGCGGGGTTCAGGTACAGGCTGCACTATCCGCTTCCCGGAAAACCGGACATTGTTTTCCCCGGAAAGAGGATTGCAGTTTTCGTCAACGGCTGCTTCTGGCACATGCACGGGTGCCGCCTTTCAAAGATGCCATCCACCAGAATGGATTTCTGGAAAGTCAAGCTCGAGAGAAACAGGGAGAGGGATGCTGAGGTTTCAGCACTGCTCACGGGCAGGGGCTGGACGGTGGTGACACTGTGGGAATGTGAAATCCGTGACGGCCCTGAGCCGGCGCTGGCACGGCTTGTATCCATTCTGTCCCGGTACGGGGCGTCACAGCCGGATCATGCGTGCACAGGGTGA
- a CDS encoding ATP-dependent DNA helicase, translating to MPDDIVLTDQQERAAGHEMGRLRVIACPGSGKTEIIARRIANLIKNGSPPQGIAAITFTEKAAGELKLRIRKILDSEFPQRADFGDLFIGTIHAFCLEMLREMDPVYRTYDILDGPRRVAFLAKYGNYYHNIGLVRLEKKHGLRFYQTVRQFMRSADIMLTESINPDNLTDTSFAEVFRNYISELDAQRYFDFPSIISRLVSTLEGDRGKLDLIEHRIRHVIVDEFQDVDPLQGKLLDIISERAQSVAVVGDDDQGIYHWRGTDVSIIIDFGSETKGACTDVKLETNFRSTPEIVDLASVFISNNRRRLSKAMKSNPKLARRYEPGDIQAGMFGNEEEELDFIVGRMRELHETDFTDRRNIPFSISWSDMAVLTRTNSWASKIIDRLERGGIPAVASSGESIFERPEVQFALDCLSYVFRTERFGRDGRILPDAKYLRNSYSAIFPRERFSPADPSLFVRNIEQIRGDMIRLSEKDDKDYLPGLGLQEIYHRILQAAGADRFDFGEVYSYNLAALSQAVSDYESVWVRLRASEVKYFFNFVSAYGDDAYQDPRHSDQGLVDAVRIMTIHKAKGLEFPVVFIPDFVDKRRPNETQTFVDRNLYNSDRYRGGEEDERRVYYTALTRSEKYIFMTGSRTVPDRKKPRDMHRFLGEMPAKYVSGASMLSRSRSGYPPRLRATGEYETSYSEMISYLRCPEDFLLRNIYGFNAGVPAAFGYGTNIHNVLNMIHRQYIREGRVPDEKEIESITQRMFRLRYATREMERNMMESAIKVIQRYVKIHSRDFSRILETEKRFEFVLDSALINGQIDLLKKLDSDGAIKQVEIIDFKTEKLDGAYSADYERQLRYYAIACLESLNMKPEKAFVHHLDQDDPSKAFTEVDISEPRLQAAKNEIKTVVSKITGREFPPSPSSSKCAECDYNRICSYGARS from the coding sequence ATGCCTGATGACATAGTGCTGACTGATCAGCAGGAACGTGCTGCGGGGCATGAGATGGGGAGACTCAGGGTCATTGCATGCCCCGGATCGGGAAAGACCGAGATTATTGCCCGCAGAATTGCAAATCTGATAAAGAATGGAAGCCCGCCTCAGGGCATAGCCGCCATAACATTCACCGAGAAGGCCGCCGGTGAGCTGAAGCTGAGGATCAGAAAAATCCTGGATTCAGAGTTTCCCCAGAGGGCTGATTTTGGTGACCTGTTCATCGGCACCATACATGCCTTCTGTCTGGAGATGCTGAGGGAGATGGATCCTGTTTACAGGACATATGATATACTTGACGGGCCCAGGAGGGTGGCATTCCTGGCAAAATACGGAAACTACTACCATAATATAGGGCTGGTAAGGCTCGAAAAAAAACACGGTCTCAGATTTTACCAGACCGTAAGGCAGTTCATGCGGAGTGCTGACATAATGCTTACGGAAAGCATAAATCCGGATAATCTTACAGACACCAGCTTTGCCGAAGTCTTCAGGAACTACATCAGCGAGCTTGACGCCCAGAGATACTTTGATTTCCCGTCCATAATCAGCAGGCTGGTCAGCACACTTGAAGGCGACAGGGGGAAACTGGATCTCATAGAACACAGAATCCGCCACGTGATTGTCGACGAGTTCCAGGACGTTGATCCGCTGCAGGGAAAGCTTCTTGACATAATTTCGGAAAGGGCTCAGTCCGTGGCCGTTGTGGGGGACGACGATCAGGGGATATACCACTGGAGGGGGACTGACGTGAGCATTATCATTGATTTCGGATCAGAGACCAAAGGCGCGTGCACCGATGTGAAGCTGGAGACAAATTTCCGCAGCACTCCTGAAATAGTTGATCTGGCCTCGGTCTTCATCTCCAACAATCGGAGAAGACTCAGCAAGGCTATGAAATCCAATCCCAAGCTGGCAAGGAGATACGAGCCTGGCGACATTCAGGCGGGAATGTTCGGGAACGAGGAGGAGGAGCTTGATTTCATCGTTGGCAGGATGAGGGAACTGCATGAAACCGATTTCACTGACCGGAGAAACATACCGTTCTCCATCTCATGGTCTGACATGGCTGTTCTTACAAGGACCAACAGCTGGGCATCCAAGATTATTGACAGGCTTGAGAGGGGGGGCATACCGGCAGTCGCATCAAGCGGGGAGAGCATATTTGAAAGGCCCGAGGTCCAGTTTGCACTTGACTGTCTGTCCTATGTCTTCAGGACCGAAAGGTTTGGACGTGACGGCAGAATCCTGCCTGACGCCAAGTACCTCAGGAACTCCTATTCCGCAATTTTTCCGCGGGAAAGGTTTAGCCCAGCTGATCCGTCCCTATTTGTCAGGAATATTGAACAAATAAGGGGGGACATGATCAGACTGTCGGAGAAGGATGATAAGGATTACCTGCCCGGTCTTGGTCTCCAGGAGATATACCACAGGATCCTTCAGGCGGCCGGTGCGGACAGGTTTGATTTCGGCGAGGTGTACAGCTACAACCTGGCGGCACTCAGCCAGGCCGTTTCAGACTACGAATCTGTATGGGTCAGGCTCCGGGCATCGGAAGTGAAATATTTTTTCAATTTCGTGAGTGCCTACGGCGATGACGCATACCAGGACCCGAGACACAGCGATCAGGGTCTTGTGGACGCGGTGAGGATAATGACAATACACAAAGCTAAAGGACTGGAGTTTCCGGTAGTTTTCATTCCGGATTTCGTTGATAAACGTCGTCCCAATGAAACGCAGACATTTGTCGACAGAAATCTTTACAATAGTGACAGGTACAGGGGAGGGGAAGAGGATGAGCGGAGAGTGTACTACACAGCACTGACAAGGTCAGAGAAATACATCTTTATGACGGGATCCCGTACTGTGCCAGACAGGAAAAAACCCAGGGATATGCACCGGTTTCTGGGAGAAATGCCTGCAAAATATGTGTCCGGGGCGTCGATGCTTTCCAGAAGCAGGAGCGGTTACCCGCCGAGACTCAGAGCCACAGGCGAATATGAGACATCCTACAGCGAGATGATAAGCTATCTGCGCTGCCCTGAAGACTTCCTACTGAGGAACATATACGGGTTCAATGCGGGAGTTCCGGCAGCATTTGGATACGGGACAAACATCCACAATGTTCTGAACATGATTCACCGCCAGTACATCAGAGAGGGGAGAGTCCCGGATGAAAAGGAGATAGAAAGCATCACGCAGAGGATGTTCAGACTCCGATATGCAACGCGGGAAATGGAGAGGAACATGATGGAGTCTGCAATAAAGGTCATACAGCGCTACGTGAAGATTCACAGCAGGGACTTCTCACGGATTCTTGAAACAGAGAAGAGATTCGAGTTTGTACTTGACAGTGCTCTCATAAACGGCCAGATTGACCTTTTAAAGAAGCTGGACAGTGACGGGGCAATAAAGCAGGTGGAAATAATTGACTTCAAGACGGAAAAACTTGACGGAGCTTACTCCGCCGATTATGAGAGACAGCTCCGGTACTATGCAATAGCGTGCCTTGAATCGCTGAACATGAAACCTGAAAAGGCCTTTGTGCATCATCTTGATCAGGATGATCCCTCCAAAGCCTTCACGGAGGTTGACATTTCAGAACCAAGGCTTCAGGCCGCCAAGAATGAGATTAAAACAGTGGTTTCAAAAATAACCGGCAGGGAGTTCCCCCCATCACCTTCGTCCTCAAAGTGCGCTGAATGCGACTATAATAGAATATGCAGCTATGGGGCCAGATCATGA
- a CDS encoding DNA double-strand break repair nuclease NurA, translating into MINPNDTDIENVRNLEKSLKSQISKLENLREEVRKLKFVPIDPIGSYISVTYKAIDGGKMKISFEPLEIDLIEVADSYGNLKMKFVLPKESDESDEKESDVIGEGNFLDEDPIVRKFLDMLGKKSVQEISEILNQSDTYMELSEWACIFERIANSSDDPIILMRDGLLRTKKIKAELIPNLWDILKEKKRLVRLVGVSKSSKVMTLLSTAISMEHVFPINSIGYVKIPRNLEVRAYRWSGKGKISETKNKIYYAFGDLYIAKLSRNSNLLVTVEIPRDLKNDKEIYSEREITELMAHLAKDSAYSYPVLGYPQTIMKAHEAAARVGFPASVVRDKIMDKLKEMLDAEGRDFMRDASVLTEFVNKGVLGGGYIDE; encoded by the coding sequence TTGATAAATCCTAATGACACAGATATAGAGAATGTAAGAAATCTGGAAAAATCCCTCAAATCTCAAATAAGTAAACTAGAAAACCTGAGGGAAGAAGTCAGAAAACTAAAATTTGTTCCAATAGATCCAATCGGTTCATACATATCTGTAACTTACAAAGCCATAGACGGCGGAAAGATGAAAATTTCCTTTGAACCACTCGAAATAGATTTGATTGAAGTAGCCGATTCCTATGGCAATCTCAAGATGAAGTTTGTTTTACCCAAAGAATCTGATGAAAGTGATGAAAAGGAAAGCGATGTAATAGGAGAGGGCAATTTCCTTGATGAGGATCCAATTGTTAGAAAATTTCTGGATATGCTTGGGAAGAAAAGTGTTCAGGAAATCTCTGAAATATTGAATCAGTCTGATACTTATATGGAGTTGTCCGAATGGGCCTGTATCTTTGAAAGAATTGCAAATTCGAGCGATGATCCAATAATACTGATGAGGGATGGCCTCCTTAGGACAAAGAAGATCAAAGCCGAACTCATACCTAATCTCTGGGACATTCTGAAAGAGAAAAAGAGACTTGTTAGATTGGTTGGTGTTTCTAAATCCTCCAAGGTGATGACCTTGCTGTCAACGGCCATATCCATGGAGCATGTCTTCCCAATCAATTCAATAGGTTACGTTAAAATTCCAAGAAATCTGGAAGTAAGAGCGTATAGGTGGTCTGGCAAGGGTAAAATTTCTGAAACGAAAAATAAGATATACTATGCATTTGGCGATTTGTATATTGCAAAATTATCTAGAAACAGTAACCTCCTTGTTACAGTTGAAATTCCACGAGATTTAAAAAATGACAAAGAAATATATTCCGAGCGGGAAATTACCGAGCTGATGGCACACTTAGCAAAGGATTCTGCTTATTCTTATCCTGTACTTGGGTATCCGCAGACAATAATGAAGGCACACGAGGCAGCTGCTAGAGTTGGGTTCCCTGCTTCTGTTGTTAGAGACAAGATCATGGACAAACTTAAGGAAATGCTGGATGCGGAAGGAAGGGATTTCATGAGAGATGCTAGTGTGCTTACAGAATTCGTTAACAAGGGAGTATTAGGGGGTGGTTACATTGATGAATAA
- a CDS encoding ATP-binding protein, translated as MNNGNVMGVFIGLESATYEYIANIIAPYQANFVLEIGDFLLIENMGTYIVSRVTEYRPTGELTAFMGQKWLGDVANNLDAIGMDIKEKKIRYAVRIKILGTLDRQSFRPGVTRIPNITSKVYKPSKDQLSEIIETVNRLQSNGREIGSLYSDKDIKIKFNISELNSKRTFVFARAGYGKSNLMKLISSGWPKGEGGLVIFDPEGEYAVTDNKQRPGIMDHREAILITNRRVDTTLRNVYPYMKLNLREFDPKFILPIIVNPSKHETVFFSKLMGMENEEWGNLVDLLFRDGWRADLAEVARIVTGSDEDPGNFQPVLNNLVSPIRSLHNPDSHLMAIITEAMRREEVVIVDISLLDSRTALQLSSMVVKSIFDHNQRHFTDQAKSLIKATFVVEEAQSVIGQDSNYTSFIELAKEGRKYGLGGIFITQQPGSIPFEILSQADNFFVFHLISRSDLESLRRANAHYSDDILTQILSEPIPGKCYMWTSFQPFVLPLSVNNFEEVVEPNRSTEVQKDSDLLSNIQSVTQNRNGNPVFASIISKYNAVEKDMAGLEINRRTIELFNRLDEREKAYLREEGQIQSRTKDNVEFAVKTRYYNSLGK; from the coding sequence ATGAATAACGGTAACGTAATGGGTGTTTTCATTGGATTAGAGAGTGCAACTTATGAATATATAGCAAATATTATTGCTCCTTATCAGGCCAACTTTGTATTAGAAATTGGGGATTTTCTTCTCATAGAAAACATGGGGACATATATTGTTTCCCGGGTTACTGAATATAGACCAACTGGCGAATTGACCGCTTTTATGGGTCAAAAATGGCTTGGAGATGTGGCAAACAACTTAGATGCCATTGGGATGGATATAAAAGAAAAGAAAATCAGATATGCAGTCCGGATTAAAATACTCGGAACGCTGGATCGGCAAAGTTTTAGACCAGGCGTTACAAGGATACCCAATATAACGAGTAAGGTGTATAAACCTTCTAAAGACCAGCTCTCAGAAATAATCGAAACGGTAAATCGTTTGCAGTCCAATGGTAGGGAGATAGGCTCACTTTATTCTGATAAAGATATTAAAATTAAATTCAACATCTCGGAACTTAATTCCAAGCGTACATTTGTATTTGCCAGGGCCGGATATGGAAAAAGTAACCTTATGAAACTTATATCTAGCGGCTGGCCAAAGGGCGAAGGTGGTCTTGTTATATTTGACCCTGAGGGCGAATATGCAGTGACTGACAATAAACAAAGGCCTGGAATTATGGACCATAGGGAAGCGATCCTCATTACCAACAGGAGAGTTGACACCACGCTTCGAAATGTTTATCCCTACATGAAGCTCAATTTACGCGAGTTTGACCCAAAATTCATCCTTCCAATCATAGTCAATCCCTCAAAACATGAAACCGTGTTCTTTTCAAAATTAATGGGAATGGAAAATGAGGAGTGGGGAAATCTTGTTGATTTACTCTTTAGGGATGGCTGGAGGGCAGATTTAGCCGAGGTCGCTAGAATTGTCACAGGTAGCGATGAAGATCCTGGAAATTTCCAGCCAGTCCTAAACAATCTGGTTTCACCTATCCGTAGTTTACATAATCCTGACTCTCATCTGATGGCTATCATTACAGAAGCGATGCGCAGAGAAGAAGTTGTAATTGTGGACATCTCGTTACTGGATAGCAGGACTGCCTTGCAGCTAAGCTCAATGGTTGTGAAATCAATATTTGATCATAATCAGCGTCACTTTACAGACCAAGCCAAAAGCTTAATCAAAGCAACTTTTGTGGTTGAAGAAGCTCAGTCTGTGATAGGGCAGGATTCCAATTACACTTCATTCATAGAATTGGCCAAGGAAGGGAGAAAATATGGATTGGGCGGTATTTTCATAACACAACAGCCAGGTAGCATTCCATTTGAAATACTTAGCCAGGCGGATAATTTCTTCGTATTCCACCTCATAAGCAGAAGTGATTTAGAGAGTTTAAGACGTGCCAATGCGCACTATTCTGACGATATATTAACACAGATTTTGAGTGAGCCTATTCCTGGTAAATGTTATATGTGGACCTCATTTCAACCATTTGTCTTGCCTCTATCTGTAAACAACTTTGAGGAGGTGGTGGAACCAAACAGAAGCACTGAAGTCCAAAAAGATTCTGATCTGCTGTCTAATATTCAGTCAGTGACGCAAAATCGCAACGGAAATCCAGTGTTTGCATCTATTATTTCAAAATACAATGCAGTGGAAAAAGATATGGCCGGATTAGAAATAAATAGAAGAACTATCGAACTTTTTAACAGACTTGATGAACGCGAGAAGGCATATTTAAGAGAAGAGGGGCAAATTCAATCCAGGACTAAAGACAATGTTGAGTTTGCTGTTAAAACTAGATATTATAATTCCTTGGGGAAATAA